The Candidatus Methylomirabilota bacterium sequence ACGCGAGCCGGATGTGGACGTTGCCGGGCGTGTGCCCGGGCGCGAGCTCGACGTGGAACGTGCCGTCCACCTCGTGTCCGTCCTCGATCATGTCGGCGCGCCCCGCCTCCACGATGGGCAGCACGCTGTCGTTGAACGCGTTGCGGCGGATGGGGCTCGGGTCAGGGTGCGCCGTCCAGTGCTCGTATTCTATTCGCGAAAAGAGGTAGCGGGCTCTCGGGAACGTCGGAACCCAGCGGCCGTCCTCGAGCACGGTGTTCCACCCGATGTGATCGGCGTGCATGTGCGTGCACATCACGTAGTCGACATCCTCCGGCGACGTGCCCGACGCCCGCAGGCGCTCGAGGAAAGGGGTGTTCAGCCGGTGCCAGTGGGCGCGCGGCATCCGGTCCTTGCCGTTGCCGATGCAGGCGTCGATGAGCACGGTGTGGCGCCCGGTTTTCACGATCCAGCTGTGCATGCTGAACACGAGGGCCCCGCGCTCGGCAATGTAATAGCGAGGCGCGAGCCAGGACATGTGCGGGCGCAGCGCCTCCGGGTCGAAGGCGGGAAAGAAGCCCTCGGCGGTGAAGCTCGTGTCCACCGTCTCCTCGATGCGGTCGAGGACCGCGCCGCCGACCGTGAGCCTGTCCATTGGAGTCCTCCCTGTCAATCCGTGATCCGTCCGCCCAGCCGCGGCCAGATTCTACGCGAACCGCCCCCGCCGCTTCACATTCGTTTACACTCGCCACATACGGCCTTCACACGCCCGCGGCACGCTTGGGTTCGAGCAGGCCCGAACAGATGCGGGGGCCTGCGATGCAATTTCACGATGAGGAGGGACGTCATGCGAACGACAGGGATGCTCGTAGGGTTGGCGTTGATGCTCGGGCTGACCATGCCAGTGGGGGCGGAGCCACCCGACATGGCGCCGGCAGCTTCAGAGACGGTGCAAGCCGCCCCAGAGATGCTGCAGGCGGACTATGACGGAATGGGCAGCGGGGGGAACCGTCCAGGGATGCAGGCCCCGGGACGCCCCGGCGGGTGGCAGCGTAGCTTCGGGCACCGCCACGATCACCGCAGGCCCTCCTTCGTCGGCATGGTCCTGATGAACCGGCAGGAGCTCGGATTGACGACTCAGCAGGTGGACTCGTTTCGGAAGCTCGGGATGGATTCCCGGCGCGCCGCGATCCGGCGCCACGCAGATCTGCAAATTGCCAAGCTCGACCTCATGAGCCTGCGCTGGAGCGATCCCGTGGACATGGGGAAAATCGAGGCCAAGGTGCGCGAGATCGAGAAGTTCAAGGGTGACGGGCGTATCGCCGCCATCCGCACCGCCGAGGCCGCCAAGGCGCAGCTCACGTCCGAGCAGCGCGAGAAGCTGAAGAGCCTCCGGCCGACGCGGGGGGGACAGCGCGGAGGCTCTGGGGAGGGCGGCGCGGAAGACGCGGCCGCATCGGAAGAGGACTCGTAGGCCGCGGCAGCCGGCGTCGGCATGAGCGCTCACCAAGGGGGCTCGCCGACGCCGGCTGAGCTTAATGCGGATTCGTGACGGAACGCAACCGTTCCAGGCTGTGCGGGACAAGGTACTGAATGGTAACCCTGTTGTAGGCGTTCCACAGAAACTGCCGCGCATGAAACCGAGGCGACATGAATGCGCGGTCCGCCAAGCCGACGGAGATCGAGCCATCGGGTTGTAAGCTCTCCCACCCAATCCTGTGCTCGGAGCCCGCTGATACGGCGTTGACCATCACAAGCATGTTGCCTCTTGCTGGCTAGCGCTGCGCTCAGCGGCCGGGCGCGAGCAACGCGAGCCCCGGTCCGCTGCAACCTGAAGTTCGACGCTCGCACGCCACTGTTTCGGTCGAGCCGAAACAAGGGGGCCACCGAGAGTTCGCGATCGCCGCGCCGGCCCCTATTGCATATACTTGACCTCACAGCGATAGGTCTTGTAGTCACCGACAAAAAAGGGCTGAAGCGCAGGTGCAAACTCTTGTCGGTAGAGGTCGCTCTGCTCATACGCCTGCATCTCCGCAGCGCTTTCCCACAAACTTACTGCAAACCCGGTATCCTTATCGTCCGTATCTTGCAAGAGCCACCGCCCGCGAAGCCCCGTGATGTGACGCCCCTTTGCTGCCACCGTGGCGTGATACGTTTTCTCAAAGTCATCCCATGAGCCGGGCCGGAGTTTTCCCCACGTAATCCGCATGATCATGCCCGTTCCTCCTGCTGGGTGTTCGCTTTAGAGTGCCGATCTGTGATGAACCAGAAGGTCCACACGGCAAGGTCGTGATCGCTCCTGGCAAGGCGAGCAGCGCGAAAAATGTTCCTCCTCCCTCACCGATCTTCCTCCTGCGTCGAAGCGACCCGGACAAGACCTGAACGGTTCATCGCCGTCGAACGCCGGCGGTCAGCGGCTGGAGTACGAGCATCGCAAGCACCCGGTCCGCTGCACTGCGATGTTCGGCGCACCGTACCACGACTAACACCCATATGCGCTTGCGCCTCAGTCGCGCTCTGGACAAGTCGCAGCGTCATGCCGAGGTCTGCCTGAGGTCGGCGGCCACAGCGAACAGCGACCACTCGCCTGGTACTCCCTTCAACGGATGGCGGCCCCGGTCTTCAAAACGAATG is a genomic window containing:
- a CDS encoding MBL fold metallo-hydrolase, whose translation is MDRLTVGGAVLDRIEETVDTSFTAEGFFPAFDPEALRPHMSWLAPRYYIAERGALVFSMHSWIVKTGRHTVLIDACIGNGKDRMPRAHWHRLNTPFLERLRASGTSPEDVDYVMCTHMHADHIGWNTVLEDGRWVPTFPRARYLFSRIEYEHWTAHPDPSPIRRNAFNDSVLPIVEAGRADMIEDGHEVDGTFHVELAPGHTPGNVHIRLASNGSEAVFAGDVVHHPIQVYRPDWSTVACIDPAASAASRRRLLETCCERGALLLPAHFPAPHGGHVRDAGGGFALRWLAA
- a CDS encoding antibiotic biosynthesis monooxygenase translates to MIMRITWGKLRPGSWDDFEKTYHATVAAKGRHITGLRGRWLLQDTDDKDTGFAVSLWESAAEMQAYEQSDLYRQEFAPALQPFFVGDYKTYRCEVKYMQ